A window of the Zeugodacus cucurbitae isolate PBARC_wt_2022May chromosome 2, idZeuCucr1.2, whole genome shotgun sequence genome harbors these coding sequences:
- the LOC105214262 gene encoding uncharacterized protein LOC105214262, giving the protein MRPELRLCLTLFVIFCYATTIEAANTTPSPPKASRTCDCSGLSCKCCQSLKAGPVPLGKSICLQFKLIIRPLKLNVTISLDNTTLAVFDVDPMKPPTACIPIVLPMNVAMCVRLHDMKLVGLTALQVCASLHLNFIKDQVMSYKLPCAKLGTKGIELMTR; this is encoded by the exons ATGCGTCCCGAGCTACGGTTATGCTTAACGCTTTTCGTTATATTTTGTTACGCAACAACCATTGAAGCAGCAAATACTACACCATCCCCACCGAAGGCGTCAAGGACCTGCGACTGCAGCGGACTTAGTTGTAAATGCTGCCAGAGCCTAAAGGCCGGGCCAGTACCTTTAGGAAAGAGCA TTTGTCTGCAATTCAAATTGATAATAAGGCCCCTCAAATTGAATGTGACAATATCGCTGGATAACACAACTTTGGCCGTATTTGATGTGGATCCCATGAAACCGCCAACCGCTTGCATTCCCATTGTTTTACCAATGAATGTGGCGATGTGTGTGCGCCTGCATGACATGAAACTGGTGGGTTTGACGGCGTTACAGGTCTGCGCCAGTTTGCATCTCAACTTCATCAAAGACCAGGTGATGAGTTATAAATTACCCTGTGCGAAATTGGGCACCAAAGGCATTGAATTGATGACAAGGTAG